The Hippoglossus stenolepis isolate QCI-W04-F060 chromosome 11, HSTE1.2, whole genome shotgun sequence genome includes a window with the following:
- the LOC118118216 gene encoding LOW QUALITY PROTEIN: myosin-6 (The sequence of the model RefSeq protein was modified relative to this genomic sequence to represent the inferred CDS: inserted 2 bases in 1 codon; substituted 3 bases at 3 genomic stop codons) → MGDAAMKEFGVAATYLRKLHKDRLEAQTRPFDMRKECFVPDPEVEYVKASIISRNGDKVKLNLEKTVTVKECDVHPQNPPKFDKIEDIAMFTFLHEPAXLFNLKERQAAWVIYTLHXLLIICHPSLSMIDLLYNKEVVAAYRGKKRSEAPPHIFSISDNAYQYMLVSSDKISPLISGESGAGKTVNTKRVIQYFASIAAAPGGKKDAAAEKKGTLEDQIIQANPALEAFGNAKTTRNDNSSRFLSFCVIAKMYLQSDXINGLFFIRIHFNNRGKLASADIETXLLEKSCLTYQFKAERDYHILYQVLSQKKTELLDMLLISNNTYDYAFISQGEKTVTSINDSEELMATENAILILHYLIQEAFDILVFTQEEKNSMYKLTGAIMHHGNMKFKQKQRDEQADVNGTEDADKVAYLMGPNSADLIKGLCHPRVKVGNEWVTEGKNVAQVYYAVGALSKAVYEKMFLWMVIKMNHSLDTKQPRQYFIGVLDIAGFEIF, encoded by the exons ATGGGAGACGCTGCCATGAAAGAGTTTGGGGTTGCTGCCACTTACCTGAGAAAGTTACATAAGGACCGGCTGGAGGCCCAGACTCGTCCATTCGACATGAGGAAGGAGTGCTTCGTTCCTGACCCTGAGGTTGAGTACGTCAAAGCGTCCATCATCAGTCGCAATGGTGACAAAGTTAAACTAAATTTGGAAAAG ACTGTGACTGTGAAGGAGTGTGATGTTCACCCTCAGAACCCACCAAAGTTCGATAAGATTGAAGACATAGCGATGTTCACCTTCCTCCATGAGCCTGC GCTGTTCAACCTCAAAGAGCGTCAAGCAGCATGGGTGATCTAC ACGTTGCATTAACTTCTGATTATCTGCCACCCTTCTCTTTCTATGATAGACCTACTCTACAACAAAGAAGTGGTTGCTGCctacagaggaaagaagaggagtgAAGCTCCTCCTCATATCTTCTCCATCTCTGACAATGCCTACCAGTACATGCTGG TCAGTTCTGACAAAATTTCTCCTCTCATTAGTGGAGAATCTGGTGCTGGAAAGACTGTAAACACCAAACGTGTCATTCAGTACTTTGCGAGCATCGCAGCTGCGCCAGGTGGGAAGAAAGATGCAGCTGCTGAGAAGAAG GGTACCCTGGAGGACCAAATCATCCAGGCTAATCCAGCTCTGGAGGCCTTTGGTAACGCCAAGACCACCAGGAATGACAACTCCTCTAGATTTCTGAGTTTCTGTGTGATTGCAAAAATGTATCTGCAAAGTGACTGAATCAACGGACTCTTCTTTATCAGAATTCATTTCAACAATCGAGGAAAGCTGGCCTCTGCTGATATTGAAACTT AGCTTCTGGAAAAGTCTTGTTTAACCTACCAGTTCAAAGCTGAGAGGGACTACCACATTTTGTATCAGGTCTTGTCccagaaaaaaactgaacttcTGG ACATGTTGCTCATCAGCAACAACACCTATGACTACGCCTTCATTTCCCaaggagagaaaacagtaaCCTCCATTAATGATTCCGAAGAGCTGATGGCCACCGA AAATGCAATTTTAATCTTGCATTATCTTATTCAGGAAGCATTTGATATACTGGTATTCACTCAAGAAGAAAAGAACAGCATGTACAAGCTGACCGGAGCCATAATGCATCATGGTAACATGAAGTTTAAGCAGAAGCAGCGAGACGAGCAGGCCGACGTTAATGGCACTGAGG ATGCTGACAAAGTGGCTTATCTGATGGGTCCGAACTCTGCCGACCTCATCAAAGGTCTTTGCCACCCCAGAGTCAAAGTAGGAAATGAGTGGGTGACCGAGGGAAAAAACGTCGCCCAG gTGTATTATGCTGTTGGGGCATTGTCTAAGGCAGTGTATGAGAAGATGTTTCTGTGGATGGTAATAAAAATGAACCACTCGCTGGACACCAAGCAGCCTCGTCAGTACTTCATTGGTGTGCTGGACATTGCTGGATTTGAAATTTTTTAA
- the LOC118118214 gene encoding myosin-7 yields MGDAVMAEFGIAASYLRKSDKERLEAQTRIFDMKKECFVPDAEVEYVKASVTSRDGDKVTANTEFGKTVTVKECDVHPQNPPKFDKIEDMAMFTFLHEPAVLFNLKERYAAWMIYTYSGLFCVTVNPYKALPVYNKQVVAAYRGKKRAEAPPHIFSISDNAYQYMLADRDNQSILITGESGAGKTVNTKRVIQYFASIAAAPCGKKDAAAEKKGTLEDQIIQANPALEAFGNAKTIRNDNSSRFGKFIRIHFDNRGKLASADIETYLLEKSRVTYQLKAERDYHIFYQILSQKKPELLDMLLITNNPYDYAFISQGETTVASISDSEELMATDEAFDVLGFTQEEKNSIYKLTGAIMHHGNMKFKQKQREEQAEADGTEVADKVAYLMGLNSADLIKGLCHPRVKVGNEWVTKGQNVAQVSYSVSALAKSVYEKMFLWMVVRINQSLDTKQPRQYFIGVLDIAGFEIFDYNTFEQICINFTNEKLQQFFNHHMFVLEQEEYKKEGIEWTFIDFGMDLQACIDLIEKPMGIMSILEEECMFPKASDATFKAKLYDNHLGKSANFQKPRVIKGKPEAHFALMHYAGTVDYNINNWLVKNKDPLNETVVTLFQKSNLKLLSILFVGYAGADSVQEKGKGSKKKGSSFQTVSALHRENLNKLMTNLRSTHPHFVRCIIPNETKTPGAMENPLVMHQLRCNGVLEGIRICRKGFPNRILYGDFKQRYRILNPNAIPDGQFIDNKKAAEKLLGSLDIDHSQYKLGHTKVFFKAGLLGLLEEMRDDRLALIITGIQARSRGLLARIEFQKIVERRDALYVIQWNIRGFMAVKNWPWMKMYFKIKPLLKSAESEKEMANMKEEFTKLKEAYAKSEARKKELEEKMVSLLQEKNDLQLQVQSEQDNLSDAEERCEGLIKSKIQLEAKAKEMTERLEDEEEMNAELTAKKRKLEDECSELKKDIDDLELTLAKVEKEKHATENKVKNLVEEMAAQDEIIAKLTKEKKALQEAHQQTLDDLQSEEDKVNTLTKAKAKLEQQVDDLEGSLEQEKKVRMDLERAKRKLEGDLKLAQESLMDLENDKQQLEERLKKKDFEISQLNGKVEDEQAMSAQLQKKLKELQARIEELEEELEAERAARAKVEKQRADLARELEEISERLEEAGGATSVQIEMNKKREAEFLKLRRDLEEATLHHEATAATLRKKQADSVADLGEQIDNLQRVKQKLEKEKSELRLELDDVVSNMENIVKTKNNLEKMCRSLEDQMNEYKTKSEEGQRTINDFTMQKTKLQTENDEFARQLEDKDSLVSQLTRGKQSYTQQVEDLKRQLEEEVKAKNALAHAVQSSRHDCDLLREQYEEEQEAKAELQRSMSKANSEVAQWRTKYETDAIQRTEELEEAKKKLAQRLQDAEEAVEAVNAKCSSLDKTKHRLQNEIEDLMVDVERSNAAAAALDKKQRNFDKVLAEWKQKYEECQTELESSQKEARSLSTELFKLKNSYEETLDHLETLKRENKNLQEEISDLTQQIGESGKSIHELEKIRKQLEQEKSEIQTALEEAEATLEHEEGKILRAQLEFNQVKADIERKLAEKDEEMEQAKRNQQRTVDTLQTSLEAECRSRNEAMRLKKKMEGDLNEMEIQLSQANRQAAEAQKQLKSVHAHLKDAQLQLDDSLRFNEDMKENMAMVERRNNLLQAEVEELRAALEQTERGRKLAEQELMDVSERVQLLHSQNTSLINQKKKLEADTSQLQTEVEEAVQESRNAEEKAKKAITDAAMMAEELKKEQDTSSHLERMKKNMEQTIKDLQHRLDEAEQIAMKGGKKQVQKLEARIRELENELDAEQRKSSDSVKGMRKYERRIKELTYQTEEDRKNLARLQDLVDKLQLKVKSYKRASEEAEEQANSNLTKFRKIQHELDEAEERADIAESQVNKLRAKSRDVGSKKGVDGE; encoded by the exons ATGGGTGATGCTGTCATGGCAGAATTTGGGATTGCTGCTTCTTATCTGAGAAAGTCGGATAAGGAGCGGCTGGAGGCCCAGACTCGAATATTTGACATGAAGAAGGAGTGCTTCGTTCCTGACGCTGAGGTTGAGTACGTCAAGGCTTCCGTCACCAGTCGTGACGGTGACAAAGTCACTGCTAATACTGAATTTGGAAAG ACTGTCACTGTGAAGGAGTGCGATGTTCACCCTCAGAACCCGCCGAAGTTCGATAAAATTGAAGACATGGCGATGTTCACCTTCCTCCATGAGCCCGCTGTGCTGTTCAACCTCAAAGAGCGTTACGCAGCATGGATGATCTAT ACCTACTCTGGGCTGTTCTGTGTGACTGTCAACCCCTACAAGGCGCTGCCAGTCTACAACAAACAAGTGGTTGCTGCctacagaggaaagaagagggcTGAAGCTCCTCCTCATATCTTCTCCATCTCTGACAATGCCTACCAGTACATGCTGGCAG acagagacaaccAGTCAATCCTTATCAC TGGAGAATCTGGTGCTGGAAAGACTGTAAACACCAAACGTGTCATTCAGTACTTTGCGAGCATCGCAGCTGCGCCATGTGGGAAGAAAGATGCAGCTGCTGAGAAGAAG GGTACCCTGGAGGATCAAATCATCCAGGCTAATCCAGCTCTGGAGGCCTTTGGTAATGCCAAGACCATCAGGAACGACAACTCCTCTAGATTT GGTAAATTCATCAGAATTCATTTTGACAACCGAGGAAAGCTTGCCTCTGCCGACATTGAGACTT ACCTTTTGGAAAAGTCTCGTGTGACCTACCAGCTCAAAGCTGAGAGGGACTACCATATTTTCTACCAGATCTTGTCACAGAAAAAACCCGAACTTCTGG ACATGTTGCTCATCACCAACAACCCCTATGACTACGCCTTCATCTCCCAAGGAGAGACAACAGTAGCATCTATCAGTGATTCTGAAGAGCTGATGGCCACTGAT GAAGCCTTTGATGTGCTGGGCTTCACTCAAGAAGAGAAGAACAGTATTTACAAGCTGACTGGTGCCATTATGCATCATGGCAACATGAAGTTTAAGCAAAAGCAGCGAGAGGAGCAGGCTGAGGCTGATGGAACTGAGG TTGCTGACAAAGTCGCATATCTTATGGGCCTTAATTCTGCCGACCTAATCAAAGGTCTCTGCCACCCAAGGGTTAAAGTAGGAAACGAGTGGGTCACCAAGGGACAAAATGTCGCCCAG GTGAGCTATTCTGTTAGTGCGCTGGCCAAGTCAGTGTATGAAAAGATGTTTCTGTGGATGGTGGTGAGGATCAACCAATCCCTGGACACGAAACAGCCCCGCCAGTATTTTATTGGTGTGTTGGACATCGCTGGATTTGAAATCTTTGAT TACAACACGTTTGAGCAGATATGCATCAACTTCACCAATGAAAAACTGCAACAGTTTTTCAACCACCACATGTTTGTGCTGGAGCAGGAAGAGTACAAGAAAGAGGGCATTGAATGGACTTTCATTGATTTTGGTATGGATTTGCAGGCCTGTATTGACCTCATTGAAAAG CCCATGGGTATCATGTCCATCCTTGAAGAGGAGTGCATGTTCCCTAAAGCTTCTGATGCCACCTTCAAAGCTAAGCTCTATGACAACCATCTGGGGAAATCTGCCAACTTCCAGAAGCCCAGAGTTATCAAAGGGAAACCAGAGGCTCATTTTGCCCTGATGCACTACGCTGGAACTGTTGATTACAACATCAATAACTGGCTGGTGAAGAACAAGGATCCCCTGAATGAGACTGTTGTCACTCTTTTCCAGAAGTCTAACCTTAAACTTTTATCCATCCTTTTTGTTGGGTATGCAGGAGCTGATTCAG TTCAGGAGAAAGGCAAAGGTAGCAAGAAGAAAGGTTCATCCTTCCAGACCGTATCGGCTTTGCACAGG GAGAACCTGAACAAGTTGATGACCAACTTAAGGTCTACTCACCCCCACTTTGTACGCTGCATCATCCCCAATGAGACCAAGACTCCTGGGGCCATGGAGAACCCCCTGGTGATGCACCAGCTGCGCTGTAACGGTGTGCTGGAAGGAATCAGGATCTGCAGAAAGGGTTTCCCCAACAGGATCCTCTATGGAGATTTCAAACAGAG ATACCGTATTTTGAACCCGAATGCCATTCCTGATGGACAGTTCATTGACAACAAGAAGGCTGCTGAGAAACTGTTGGGTTCTCTGGATATTGACCACAGCCAGTACAAACTGGGGCACACTAAG GTGTTTTTCAAAGCTGGACTGCTGGGTCTGCTGGAGGAGATGCGCGATGACCGACTAGCACTTATCATCACTGGTATTCAAGCCCGCTCAAGAGGACTTCTAGCAAGAATTGAATTCCAGAAGATTGTTGAACGCAG GGATGCGCTGTATGTGATCCAATGGAACATCCGTGGCTTCATGGCGGTCAAGAATTGGCCCTGGATGAAGATGTATTTCAAAATCAAGCCTCTGTTGAAGTCAGCAGAGTCTGAGAAGGAGATGGCCAACATGAAGGAAGAGTTCACCAAACTGAAAGAGGCCTATGCAAAATCTGAAGCCCGCAAGAAGGAACTTGAGGAAAAAATGGTGTCTCTTCTCCAAGAGAAGAATGACCTGCAGCTCCAAGTTCAATCT GAGCAAGATAATCTGTCTGATGCtgaggaaagatgtgaagggcTGATCAAAAGCAAGATTCAGCTGGAGGCAAAAGCCAAAGAGATGACAGAGAggctggaggacgaggaggagatgaaCGCTGAACTTACAGCAAAGAAGCGGAAGTTAGAGGACGAATGCTCTGAGTTAAAGAAAGACATTGATGACTTAGAGTTAACTCTGGCAaaagtggagaaagaaaagcatgCCACTGAGAACAAG GTGAAGAACCTGGTCGAGGAGATGGCAGCTCAGGATGAGATCATTGCCAAGCTGACCAAGGAAAAGAAAGCCTTACAGGAGGCTCATCAGCAAACACTGGATGACCTGCAGAGTGAAGAGGACAAAGTCAACACTCTGACCAAGGCCAAGGCCAAGCTGGAGCAGCAAGTGGATGAT CTCGAAGGATCCCTAGAGCAAGAGAAGAAAGTCCGGATGGATCTTGAGAGAGCAAAGCGTAAGCTTGAAGGAGACCTGAAGTTAGCTCAAGAAAGTCTCATGGACCtggaaaatgacaaacagcaaCTTGAAGAGAGGCTGAAAAA GAAAGACTTTGAAATCAGCCAGCTCAATGGCAAAGTAGAGGATGAACAGGCGATGAGTGCCCAGCTCCAGAAAAAACTAAAGGAGTTGCAG GCCCGTATTGAAGAGTTGGAGGAAGAGCTTGAGGCAGAGCGAGCTGCCCGAGCCAaggtggagaagcagagagcAGACTTGgccagagagctggaggagatcagtgagaggctggaggaggccGGTGGAGCAACATCTGTCCAGATTGAGATGAACAAGAAGAGGGAGGCTGAGTTCCTGAAACTGCGCAGAGACCTTGAAGAGGCCACTCTGCATCATGAAGCCACCGCTGCCACACTCAGGAAGAAACAAGCTGACAGTGTTGCTGACCTGGGAGAGCAGATAgacaacctgcagagagtcaagcagaaactggagaaggagaagagtgaGCTCAGACTGGAGCTGGATGACGTGGTCTCCAATATGGAAAATATTGTGAAGACAAAG AATAATTTGGAGAAAATGTGCAGGTCCCTGGAAGACCAGatgaatgaatataaaacaaagtcAGAAGAAGGACAGCGTACCATCAATGACTTCACCATGCAGAAAACAAAGCTTCAAACTGAGAATG ATGAATTTGCAAGGCAGCTTGAGGATAAAGATTCTCTGGTGTCTCAGCTCACCAGAGGAAAACAGTCCTACACTCAGCAAGTTGAAGACCTTAAAAGACAATTGGAGGAAGAAGTTAAG gcCAAGAATGCATTAGCCCATGCAGTGCAGTCCTCTCGTCACGACTGTGACCTGCTCAGGGAGCAGtatgaggaggagcaggaggccaaGGCTGAACTGCAGCGCAGCATGTCCAAGGCCAACTCTGAGGTGGCTCAGTGGAGAACTAAGTACGAAACTGATGCCATCCAGAGGaccgaggagctggaggaggccaa AAAAAAGCTGGCTCAGCGTCTGCAGGATGCTGAGGAGGCTGTTGAAGCAGTGAATGCTAAATGTTCCTCTCTGGACAAGACCAAGCACAGACTGCAGAATGAGATTGAAGATCTCATGGTGGATGTGGAGAGgtctaatgctgctgctgctgctctggacaAGAAGCAAAGAAACTTTGACAAG GTCTTGGCAGAATGGAAGCAGAAGTATGAGGAGTGTCAAACTGAGCTGGAGAGCTCTCAGAAGGAAGCAAGGTCTCTGAGCACTGAGCTCTTCAAACTGAAGAACTCCTATGAGGAGACTCTTGATCATTTGGAGAccctgaagagagagaacaagaatCTGCAGG agGAAATATCTGACCTCACTCAACAAATTGGTGAGAGTGGAAAGAGTATTCACGAGCTTGAGAAGATTCGAAAACAGCTGGAACAAGAGAAGTCAGAGATACAAACAGCTCTGGAGGAAGCAGAG gcCACATTGGAGCATGAGGAGGGTAAGATACTCAGGGCCCAGCTTGAGTTCAATCAGGTGAAAGCTGATATCGAGCGCAAGCTGGCggagaaagatgaagagatgGAGCAAGCAAAGAGAAACCAACAGAGAACTGTGGACACTCTTCAGACCTCTCTTGAAGCTGAGTGTCGCAGCAGGAATGAGGCCATGcgtctgaagaagaagatggagggagaccTCAATGAGATGGAGATCCAGCTCAGCCAGGCCAACAGGCAGGCAGCTGAGGCCCAGAAGCAACTCAAATCTGTTCATGCACATTTGAAG GATGCTCAGCTCCAGCTTGATGACTCTCTGAGATTCAATGAAgatatgaaagaaaacatggccATGGTTGAGAGACGCAATAACCTGCTTCAGGCTGAAGTGGAAGAGCTGAGAGCTGCTCTGGAGCAAACTGAAAGAGGTCGCAAACTTGCTGAGCAAGAGCTGATGGATGTTAGTGAGAGGGTGCAGCTACTGCACTCACAG aataccAGCCTGATTaaccagaagaagaagctggaggccGATACGTCCCAGCTTCAAACTGAAGTGGAGGAAGCAGTGCAGGAGTCCAGAAATGCAGAGGAAAAGGCCAAGAAGGCCATTACTGATGCAGCCATGATggcagaggagctgaagaaagaGCAGGACACCAGCTCTCACCTGGAGCGTATGAAGAAGAACATGGAGCAAACCATCAAAGACCTGCAGCACCGTCTGGATGAAGCTGAACAGATCGCCATGAAGGGAGGCAAGAAGCAGGTGCAGAAGCTCGAGGCCAGG ATCAGAGAACTAGAGAATGAACTGGATGCTGAACAAAGAAAGTCAAGCGATTCTGTCAAGGGGATGCGAAAATATGAAAGACGAATCAAAGAGTTGACCTATCAG ACAGAAGAGGATCGTAAGAATCTTGCCCGTCTGCAAGATCTGGTAGACAAACTTCAGCTGAAGGTGAAATCCTACAAGAGAGCTTCAGAGGAGGCT GAGGAACAGGCCAACAGCAATCTAACCAAGTTCCGCAAGATTCAACATGAGCTGGATGAAGCTGAAGAGAGAGCTGACATCGCTGAATCTCAGGTCAACAAGCTGCGTGCTAAGAGCCGCGATGTGGGGTCAAAG AAAGGCGTTGATGGGGAGTAA